One Cellulomonas sp. WB94 genomic window, GACCTCGAGCCCGATCCGCAGGTCGTGCGTGACGACGGTCAGCCGGGAGTGGTCCAGGTGCCGGGCGACCTCGAGCGTCGTCGTCCCGCCGTCGAGCAGGACTGTCTGACCCTCGAGCACGCGCTCCGCCATGGCGGCCCCGATGGCCTGCTTCTCGGGCATGTGCACGCCGTGCGCGTTTCGCGCAGGCGACTCGTTCATGTGCACGGGCACTGCGCCGCCGTGCGTGCGCTGGACGATGCCGTCTTCCTCGAGCCGGTCGAGGTCCCGGCGGATGGTGGACGTGTCCACCTGAAAGGCCTCCGCCAGTGCATTCACACTGTGGAAGCCGCGCTCCTGCAGCAGGACGGCGATGTCCTCGCGACGCGACATGGGGTGACCTCTCTGGGCGCTTACCGAACTCTAGCAGCCAAGTGTGCACGTTTTCGCGCAGAGTTTTGAGACCTGCTGCGCGATAAACGGCGAGACGTGCTCGACACACGCGCGGATCGCGGCTACTGTCCTGCAGAGCGGGGGCACGAGTCCGCGGCGTGGACGTTGAAGTCCACCGGGCGATCGATCACAAGGGAGTGAACGGATGACGCAACGAAGGCTGGCTGTCCTGGCGATCTCGGGCATCACTGCAGCTCTGCTCGCAGGCTGCGGATCGGTGGGCGGCGGTGCTGCGACCGGCGCGACGGCTGCAGGCGCAGGTACGGGCGCAACGCTCGCCCCCAAGGACATGACCATGGTCACGGTGGTCAAGCTCAAGGGCATCGCGTGGTTCGACCGCATGGAGGTCGGCGTCAAGAACTTCGCCACGCGCACGGGTGTCGATGCCCGCGAGGAAGGTTCGAACGACGTCAGCCCGGAGAAGCAGATCCAGATCATCCAGGACCTGATCCCGCAGAAGCCCACGGCGATCACCGTGGTGCCGAACTCGCCCGAGGCGCTCTCCAACGTGCTCAAGCAGGCGCGCGACCAGGGCATCATCGTCGTCTCGCACGAGGCGACGGGCATCAAGAACGTCGACATCGACATCGAGGCGTTCGACAACGCCGTCTACGGCGCCAAGATCATGGACAGCCTCGGCAAGTGCATGGGTGGCGAGGGCAAGTACGTGCAGTTCGTCGGAGGCCTCACCGCCAAGACGCACATGGAGTGGGTCGGCGCGGCGCTCGACGAGCAGAAGGCCAAGTTCCCGGGCATGACGCGGGTCGAGGACCCGATCGAGAGCACGGACAACGAGAACGCCGCCTACGACAAGGCCAAGGAGATCCTCGCCAAGTACCCCGACATCAAGGGCTTCGAGGGCTCCGCGGGCAACGACGTCCCCGGTATCGCCCGGGCCGTCGAGGAGGCCGGTCTTCAGGACAGCGTGTGCGTCATGGGCACGTCCATCCCGTCGGCCGCCGCGAAGTACCTCGCCAACGGCTCGATCGACAAGATCTTCTTCTGGGACCCCGCGCTCGCCGGTGAGGCCCAGCTCCAGATCGCGATGATCCTCGCGCAGGGCGGCAAGATCGAAGAGGGAACGGACCTCGGGATCGAGGGCTACCACTCGCTCAAGAAGACTGCCGGCTACGACAACGTGTTCGTCGGGGACGCGTCGGTGGAAGCGGACGCCGAGACGGCCGCCAGCTTCAAGTTCTGAGCTCGGCCCTCGACAGGCCTGCACCCTGGGGTTGCCCGTCCACGGACGGTCAACCCCAGGGGTGGCCGGAAAGCACCCACCATGACAGCACCCAGCTCAACGGGCGCACCTGTGCCAGTTCTGCAGGTTCGCAACCTCGTCAAGACCTATGGCGGCGTCATCGCCCTCGACGACGTCTCGCTCGACCTTCTTCCGGGTGAGGTGCACTGCCTCGCCGGCGAGAACGGCAGCGGCAAGTCGACCCTCATCAAGATCATCTCCGGCGCGGAGAAGCCTGACTCCGGCGAGATCATCGTCGACGGGGTCGCGCACCACGCGATGAACTCCACCGAGGCGATCAAGACCGGGATCCAGGTCATCTACCAGGACTTCTCGCTCTTCCCCAACCTCACGGTCGCGGAGAACATCACGCTGACCGCGGCGGTCGCCGACCGCCGGCGGCTCTACTCGCAGCGCGCCGCACGGCCCGCCGCGCAGGCGATCGTCGACGAGCTCGCCCTCGACCTCGACCTCGACGCGGACGTCGAGAACCTCTCGGTCGCGGACAAGCAGCTCACGGCCATCTGCCGAGCGCTCGTGCACGACGCCCGGGTGATCGTCATGGACGAGCCCACGACCGCCCTCACCCACACCGAGGTCGCACGGCTGTTCAGCCTGGTCGAGACGCTCCGCGAGCGCGGGGTGGCGCTGATGTTCGTCTCGCACAAGCTCGACGAGGTCCTTGCGGTCTCCCAGCGGGTGACGATCCTCCGCTCGGGCGTCCACGTGCTGACAGCACCGGCCGCGGACCTCGACCCGCGCGCCATCGCCAGGCACATGACCGGCCGCGACGTGAAGGACGAGCGCACCGTGAGCGAGCTCGCCCCTGATGCCGCGCCCGTGCTCGAGGTCGACGGGCTGACCCTCCCCGGCGCCTACCACGACATCTCCTTCACACTGCGTCGGGGCGAGATCCTGGGTGTGACGGGCCTGCTCGGCTCAGGTCGGTCCGAGATCGCCGAGTCGCTGTTCGGGGTCCTGCCGGCTGAGCGTGGCACCGTTCGCATCGACGGACGCGCCGTGCGGCTGAGGTCCATCGACGACGCGATCGCGGCCGGCATCGGGTACGTCCCGGAGGACAGGCTCTCCCAGGGGCTGTTCCTGGAGAAGTCGATCGCCGACAACATGATCGCCGGATCGCTCGACGCCCATCGCACGCGCTGGCACATGCTCGACGGCGGCCGTGTGCGGACCACCATCCAGCAGCTCTTCGAGCGGCTCCGGATCAAGGCTCCGAACGTCTCGGCCACGGTCCGCTCGCTCTCGGGCGGCAACGCGCAGCGGGTGGTCATCGCCAAGTGGCTCGCGAACCGGCCCCGGGTACTCATGCTCAACGGCCCGACCGTCGGCGTCGACGTGGGCTCCAAGGAGGAGATCCTCGCGATCTTGCGTGCCGAGGCCGCACAGGGGATGTCCGTCATCGTCATCTCCGACGACGCGCCCGAGCTGGTCGCGTGCTGCCACCGCGTGCTCGTGATCCGCCAGGGCCGCCTGGTCCACACCCTTGAGGACGGGGACATCGACGTGAACACCATTCTCGAGCGGATGGCGGCATGAGCGCCCCGGCCGCCCCGGCCCTGGCTGCGGTCCAGCGGCTCCGGGGTCCCAACAACGAAGGCGTTCTCGCGCTGATCCTGATCGGTCTCGTCGTCGTGATGTCGATCGCCAGCCCGGCGTTCTTCACCCTCTCGACGATGTTCGCGATCGTGCGCAGCTCGATCGTGCCGCTCATCTTCGCGCTCGGCGTCCTCATCGTGATCATCTCGGGCGGCATCGACGTCTCGTTCGCCGCCATCGCGATCTTCGCGGCCTACACGACGGTGCGGATCGCCGGCGCCGGTCTGGACCTGGGGCTCGCCGGCGTCTTCGTCGTCGCACTCGCCCTGGGTGCCGTCCTGGGACTGGTCAACGGAGCCGTCATCGCGCGGTTCCGACTGCCCACGCTCATCGTGACGCTCGGCACGCAGGGCATCTTCAAGGGCGCCCTGCTCACCTACGTCGGGTCGCGGTACATCGCGGACCTCCCGGCGTCGATGGCCTCGGTCTCGACGACCAACGTCGTGGAGATCTCGTCCGGCGGACGCGGGGCCTACCTCCATGTCATGGCGGTTCCGGCGATCCTGCTGTGCTTCGCGGTGGCGTGGATGCTCCGGCGAACGATGTTCGGACGTGGCATCTATGCCATCGGTGGCGATGCGGAGGCGGCCCGCCGCGCGGGCTTCCGGGTCGTGCGGACCCAGCGATGGATCTACGTCCTGGTCGGGATGATGGCGGCGGTGGGCGGCATGATCTACATGATCATGGGGCGCAGCGCGAACCCCCAGGACCTCGTCGGCGGCGAGATGGACATCATCGCGGCGGTCGTCCTGGGCGGGGCGTCGATCTTCGGCGGCCGGGGCTCAGTCCTCGGGACCGCACTCGGCGTGCTCCTGGTCCAGGTGATCAACAACAGCCTGATCCTCGCGGGGGTGCCCAGCGCATGGCAGCGCACGGCCGTCGGCCTGCTGCTCATCATCGGCGTCGGCGTCCAAGCGGTCTCTGCGAAGCGCTCGGTGCGACGAGTGCGCGCCAACGATGAGGAAGGAGTGGCCGCGTGAACGACAGCTCGACGTCCAACAACCCCCTCAAGCGGGTCAACGCGCAGGTCGGGGACCGTTACGCGGAGATGCTGAGCCGTGTGCACGTCAACCGCGGCTCGGGGCGCATGATGCTCCTCGTCGTCGTGGCGTTCGCGGTCTTCGCCGCCCTCAAGCCGCAGGTGTTCCTCAGCCCGCTGAACATGCAGAACATCGCCATCGCCTCGCCCGAGATCGGCGTGATCGCCATCGCGATGATGCTCGCGATGCTGACCGGTGGCATCGACCTCTCGCTCGTGTCGATCGCGAACCTCTCCGCGATCACGATCTCGACGCTCTACACGAGCATCGCGGCCGGCGACCCGGCGCGCGCCGAGCAGCTCATGCCGGTGCTCGTCCTGATCGGGCTCGTCGTCGGCCTCGTGGGCGGTGCGATCAACGGCCTGCTCGTCTCGCGGGTCGGCATCACCCCGATCCTCGCGACCCTCGGCACGATGCAGATCTACAACGGCATCGCAGTCGCCTGGACCGGCGGTCGCACGTTGTACGGGTCACCCGACTCGCTCACGGCGATCGGCCACGCGACGGTGGGCGGTGTCCCCATGCTGTTCGTCGTCTTCGTCGTGATCGCGATCGCCGTCGGAGTGCTCGTGAGCCGCACCCCGTTGGGGCTCAAGATCCAGCTCCAGGGCGCCAACCCCGTAGCCGCCCGGTACTCCGGCATCAACAGCCGGCGGGTCCTCATGAGCACCTACCTCGTCGCGGGCCTGCTCGGCGGCGTCGCGGGGATCCTGTTCATCGCCCGCAACCCGACCGCGTCGGCGGACTACGGCGCTTCCTACGTCCTGCTCGTCATCGTGATCGCCGTCCTCGGCGGGACCAACCCGGCCGGCGGCTTCGCCACCGTGTTCGGCGTCGTCCTCGCGACCCTCACGCTGCAGATCGTGGCCAGCGGCTTCACGGCCGTCCGACTGTCCTCGTACGAGTACGCGATCGCCCAGGGCGTGATCCTCATCCTGGTCATGGTCGCCGACCAGGTCACCTGGCGGCGCAGACGCATCGCACGACGCCCGGTCGGCACCGCCGCCGTCCAGGCCTGAACCGCCCCGTCCCGCACCAACCCCACCCACGGACAGATCCAGAGGAAGACATGAAGAAGATCATCAACGAGCCAGGACGCTTCGTCGACGAGATGATCGAGGGCATCCTGCTCGCGCACCCGGACCTGGTGAAGACGCCCGGCAGCGACCCCCGCATCATGGTGCGTGCGGACGCACCGGTGGCCGGCAAGGTCGGCATCGTCACCGGCGGCGGCTCGGGCCACCTGCCCCTGTTCAAGGGCTACGTCGGTGTCGGGCTGTGCTCCGGCGTCGCCATCGGCAACGTGTTCAGCTCACCGAGCTCGCAGCAGGTCTTCGAAGCGACCAAGGCCGTCGACGGCGGTGTCGGCGTGCTGTACCTGTACGGCAACTACGGCGGAGACGTCTTCAACTTCGACCTCGCTGCGGACCTCTCGGAGCTCGAGGACATCGAGACGCTCACCGTGGTCGGCCGCGACGACGTCGCCAGCCAGCCCAAGGAGCGCAAGGCCGACCGCCGCGGTGTCGCGGGCATCATCTTCGCCTACAAGGCGGCGGGCGCGGCGGCCGAGCGCGGCGACTCCCTCGCGGAGGTGGCCGCGATCGCCGAGGACGTGATCGAGCACACCGCGACGATGGGCATCGGCCTCTCGCCGACGATCCTGCCCACGACGGCGCAGCCGAGCTTCGACCTGCCCGACGGCGAGATGGAGGTCGGCATCGGCATCCACGGCGAGCCCGGCTTCCACCGGGGACCGCTCGAGACTGCCGACAAGATCGCCGACCGCCTCGTCGCCGCCCTCGTCCAGGACCTCGAGCTCGCGTCCGGAGACCGCGTCGCCGTGCTCGTCAACGGGATGGGCGCAACCCCGCTCGAGGAGCTCTACGTCCTGTACCGCCGGGTCTACCAGATCCTCGCGGGCCTCGGCGTGGAGGTGTCCAAGAACTACATCGGGGAGTACGCGACCAGCCTGGAGATGGCCGGCGCGTCCATCTCGCTGCTCAAGCTCGACGACGCACGGCTGAGCCTCCTCCAGGCACCAGCCAACTCACCGTTCTTCAAGGAGGCGTGACCGATGAAGTCCACAGCGCTCAACGAGTCCATCCGGCGCAGCCTCACAGAGCTCGTCAGCTATGCCGACGAGCTGCGCGACCTGGACCAGGCCCTCGGTGACGGGGATCTCGGCATCACCGTCTCGCTCGGTGCCGGCGCGGTGATCGAGGCGCTGGAGACGCTGTCCGACGACGCCACGCCGGCCGAGATCGCCAAGACGTGCGCCAAGGCGTTCGCCAACGCGAACCCGTCGACCATGGCCGCGCTCGTCGCCGGCGGTCTGCTCGCCGGGTCCAAGACCTGGGCGGGTCTCGACGACGTCGATGTCGCCGCCGCGGCGCAGTTCGTCCGGGCCGGGGGCGAGAACATCGCCGCGCGCGGCAAGACGCAGGTCGGGGACAAGACGATCCTCGACGCGATCATGCCCGCCGCCGACGCGCTCGCCGCAGCCCAGGACGCCACCGCTGGTCTCGCGAGCGCCATCGCCGGGGCCGAGCGCGCCGTGATCGAGACCACCGGTCTGCAGTCTCGCCGGGGCCGTGCGTCCTGGCTCCAGGAACGCAGCATCGGCCTGCAGGACCCGGGAGCGACCGCCTTCCTGCGGTTCCTCGAGTCCTGGCGCGCGGGTCAGGCCGCGGTCGCCCAGCCTGTCACCCAGAACTGAGGAGCAGCCATGTCATCGATCGCCTACCTGGGCTTGGGCACGATGGGGCGCGGCATGGCCGCGAACCTCGCGCGTGCCGGCCATGACGTCACCGTCTGGAGCCGCAACCCCGCACGGGCCGAGGGTCTCGAGGGTGTGCGCGTGGCGTCGAGCATCGCCGAGGCCGTCGAGGGTCGGGAGATGGTCCTGTACTGCCTGTCCGACGACGCCGCCGTACGCGCTGTCGTCTTCGGCCAGGACGGTCTGCTCGCCTCGGTCAGGCCCGAGACGATCGTGGTGGACATGTCCACCATCAGCCCCGCGCTCTCCGACGAGGAGGCCGCGGCGTTCGCCGAGCGCGGCGTGCCGTTCCTCGACGCACCGGTGTTCGGGTCGAAGGGTGAGGCGGCCGCCGGTGGCCTCTGGGTCGTCGTCGGCGGCGACGCCGCGGTGTTCGAGCGCGTGAAGCCCGTCTTCGAGGCCGTCAGCGAGACGGTGCACCACATGGGCCCGCAGGGTTCCGGTGCGCGCATGAAGCTCGTCGGCAACCTCGTGGTGGCCGCACAGCTCGAGGCCCTGGGTGAGGCCCTGTCGCTCGGCCGGGCGGCCGGACTGGACCTGCACAGGGTGCTCGACGTCCTGCACGTGACCGACTTCAAGTCGCCGATCTTCGACGGAGTCGGGCCGGGCGTGCTCGCCGGCGACTACTCGCCCTCGTTCGCTCTCGACCTCATGCTCAAGGACGCGCGGCTCATCCAGTCGTTCGCCGGGACCCTCAACGTGCCGGTGCCCGGGACCGATGAGGTCGAGGGAGTGCTGACCGAGGCGGTCGAGCGTGGCTACGGCTCGGAGAACGCCTCGGCGCTCATCAAGGTGGTCGCATCCCGCGCGGGCGTCGATCTCGCGGACGCGCCCGCGAGCGTCTAGGAGCAGCGATCGCCGGGGCCGTCCCGCGGTGGCGGTGCCACGCGGGGCGGCCCTCGATCGTCGGCGACGCGGCGAGCCCGCCCGACCTGAGATCGGTCCGGTCGCCTGGGCCTGCGTCGCTCAGACGATGACGTAGCGCTGCATCATGTCGTTGTCCTCGTGCTCGAGGATGTGGCAGTGCCACGCGTACTCCCCGGTGTGGGAGGCACCGATCGCGAGCGGGCCCGTCGCACCGGGGACCGTCGCCCCGAAGGGCACGCGGATGCGCGTCACCTCGCCGGGCATGGCCCTCACCGTGTCCTTCCAGCCCCGCTCGTTCGACGGCGGCTCCTTCGGAGAGCCGATGAGGAACCCGTCAACAGGCGGGCAGATCCCCGGGGGCAGGTAGGGGCCCGAACCCGGAGTGAGGTCGTCGTCCCCGTAGGTCGCCTTTACGTAGCCGTCCACGTCGAACCGCTGCCGGTTCAGCACCTGGAACTGGGTGAAGTGCAGGTGGATCGGATGCGCGTCACCCGTGGTGTTCACCAGGTCCCACTGCTCGAGCGTGTTCGACGCGACGGGGGCAAGGGCGTAGTCAGGAGAGCCGAACTCGCGGTTGTTGAGCAGGGCCATCTGCGGGGCATCCGCCTCGTCGAGGATCTCCACCAGAGTCATGGTGCGGCGCTGCGCCGGGACCAGGTCCGTGAGCGAGGTGATCGGGGCGCTGCGCAGGGTCGCCGGCAGCGGGGCGGTCCACCCCTGCGACGTACCGACCGTGAACTGCATGATCTGCGTCAGCGGCACGCCGCCGCGCCGAGCGGCCCGCGGGCCGTCAGGGAACGGCACGCGGGCCTTGGTGGTGATGACGACCTTGGTGCCGGGGAGCAGGGGAGCGAAGTCCACGACGACGTCGGCCCTCTCCCCGGGGCCGAGGAGCAGGGAGTTGAGCCTCACCGGCGCGTTCAGCAGGCCGCCGTCGGTTCCGATCTGGAAGAACGAGAGGGCCGCGTCGCCCGCCACGAACTTGAGGTCGTAGAACCGCGCGTTCGAGCCGTTGTAGACCCGGAACCGGTACTTGCCCCGGTCGACGTCCAGATTCGGCCAGGCCTTGCCGTTGACGACCGCGACATCCCCGAAGAACTCGGGTGCCCACGGTCGCGGCGTCGTCGGGTTCTCGTTCGCGGGGTAGGCCAGCGTGCCGTCGGGGTTGAACATGCGGTCCTGCAGGACGAGCGGAACCTCGTAGGTCCCCGCCGGGAGGAGGGTGCCGTCACCGGTGTCGTAGCCGTCCCGGAGGAGGTACCCCCCGGCCAGGCCGGCGTAGACGTTGAGGCGGGTGATCCCCAGGGCATGGTCGTGATACCAGAGGCCCGCGGCCTCCTGCGTGTTCCCGTACTCGTAGACGTACGAGCTGCCGGGCGTGAACGTCTCGAGGGGGCCGCCGTCGAAGGCCACCGTCGTGTTGCCACCGTGCAGGTGGGTTGCGGTGCGCGGGTGCGCGGCGTCGTCCGAACCCGCCGGCACCAGGGCAGGGTCGATGGCGAAGGCCAACGGATGCGTGCCCAGGTCGTTGCGCACCTCGAGGTTGAACGGCACGTTCTGCCGGGCCACGATCACCGGCCCGAGGTACGTCTGGGACCCCCCGGCGGCCCGGTAGGCGAAGGTCGGGGTCGGCGGCAGGGCCGCATGGAAGCTGTGCAGCGCGCTGACCATGGTGAGGGTCGCGCTGCCGCCCGAGGTGGCATCGACGGCGCCGAGCGCCCCGAGCGTCGGGAGCTGCTCGGTGAACAAGGTCATGCCGGCTGGCGCGGAGGCTCTGGCGCCCGTGCTCCATCGGATCGGGGCAACGAGCCCCGCCCCGAGAACCGCACCGGCCTGCAGCAGACGACGTCGGGAGATCTCCATGTCGACGCACCCTCTCTCGGAGTGGAGCAGTCATCCAGCGTCCCACCGACATGCGCGCCGGAATAGTGACGGTCTGGGCGAAATGCCTGGCTCTGCACGGGCGTCAACGGGCCGAGCAACCGGCGTCGGGCAGCTCAGCCGGGCAGCTCAGCCGAGCAGCACGTACTCGTCGGCGGCCGCGTCGTACCCCAGGATCCGCCGGTTCACCTCGCCGAGCGGGCTGATGCCGTCGGGATACTGCACCCGGAACATCTCGTCGCCGCTGACCGGGTCGTAGGCGATGAGCACCGCGGGCTTGCCCGTGCTGGACGTGTCGGGTGCGAGCAGGACGTGCCGGCCGTCGGTGAACAGCGTTCCCGGGATGAGGGTGTCGTCGCCCTCACGGCTCCACAGGAGCTCGCCCGTCGCGCCGTCGAGCGCGACGATGCCCCGGGCGGTCGCGGCGTAGACGGTCCCGCGCAGGACGAGTGCCCGGGTCGTCTGGTACGCGTCGTGCGACCACCGGGCGGCCCTCGTGCCGGTGTCCCAGGCGTGCAGCGCCGTGTCGTAGCTGAGTCTCAGGCCCGGCACGCTGCCGTCGTCGACGGACGCGAACACGATCTGCCCGTCGACCGTCAGATCCCCGGCCGGGTCGCCGTCCGCAGCGAGGACGGTCATGTGGGACTTCCCGTCGCGGGTGTGCGACTGGACGGCCAGCGCACCGGTGGCGGGGTCGGTCATCCAGCTCGAGCCGACGTCGCCCTGGTAGCCGAGGTCGTCCCGCACGACGTCGCCACCCGCGGACAGGAGCGTGAGGCGGCCTTCGGGCGTCGAGTAGCCGACGAGGTCTCCGGCCCGGAAGACGTCGATCCCCATGCCGCCCTCGGCGTAGCCCGTCGTGGTCATGAGGTGCGCCTCGTGCGTCCATCGCTCCTCGCCGGTGAGCAGGTCGAAGGCGGTGACGTCACTGGAGTCCGCTGTCAGCGAGCCGACGACGACGATGTCGGCAGGCAGCAGTGCGATGGACTGCCCGCGCTCGAGGGGCCACTGCGCCTCGACCGCGCCGTCCGTGGCTGACAGGACGATCACCTCGCGCGTCGTCGCAGGGACGGCCGCGCGGCTGCGGCCGTCCTCCAAGGGCAACCCGCCGTCGGTGACGAGGCACACGACCCGGCGCGATGTGCTGAGGTCGGTCGTGGGCGCGTTGTCGGTCTGGCAGCTGGTCCCACCCCAGACGTTCTGCGCGCCCGCGAGGGCGTCGTTCGGGCCCAGCAGCTCCG contains:
- a CDS encoding ABC transporter permease — translated: MNDSSTSNNPLKRVNAQVGDRYAEMLSRVHVNRGSGRMMLLVVVAFAVFAALKPQVFLSPLNMQNIAIASPEIGVIAIAMMLAMLTGGIDLSLVSIANLSAITISTLYTSIAAGDPARAEQLMPVLVLIGLVVGLVGGAINGLLVSRVGITPILATLGTMQIYNGIAVAWTGGRTLYGSPDSLTAIGHATVGGVPMLFVVFVVIAIAVGVLVSRTPLGLKIQLQGANPVAARYSGINSRRVLMSTYLVAGLLGGVAGILFIARNPTASADYGASYVLLVIVIAVLGGTNPAGGFATVFGVVLATLTLQIVASGFTAVRLSSYEYAIAQGVILILVMVADQVTWRRRRIARRPVGTAAVQA
- a CDS encoding NAD(P)-dependent oxidoreductase — encoded protein: MSSIAYLGLGTMGRGMAANLARAGHDVTVWSRNPARAEGLEGVRVASSIAEAVEGREMVLYCLSDDAAVRAVVFGQDGLLASVRPETIVVDMSTISPALSDEEAAAFAERGVPFLDAPVFGSKGEAAAGGLWVVVGGDAAVFERVKPVFEAVSETVHHMGPQGSGARMKLVGNLVVAAQLEALGEALSLGRAAGLDLHRVLDVLHVTDFKSPIFDGVGPGVLAGDYSPSFALDLMLKDARLIQSFAGTLNVPVPGTDEVEGVLTEAVERGYGSENASALIKVVASRAGVDLADAPASV
- a CDS encoding multicopper oxidase, with protein sequence MTLFTEQLPTLGALGAVDATSGGSATLTMVSALHSFHAALPPTPTFAYRAAGGSQTYLGPVIVARQNVPFNLEVRNDLGTHPLAFAIDPALVPAGSDDAAHPRTATHLHGGNTTVAFDGGPLETFTPGSSYVYEYGNTQEAAGLWYHDHALGITRLNVYAGLAGGYLLRDGYDTGDGTLLPAGTYEVPLVLQDRMFNPDGTLAYPANENPTTPRPWAPEFFGDVAVVNGKAWPNLDVDRGKYRFRVYNGSNARFYDLKFVAGDAALSFFQIGTDGGLLNAPVRLNSLLLGPGERADVVVDFAPLLPGTKVVITTKARVPFPDGPRAARRGGVPLTQIMQFTVGTSQGWTAPLPATLRSAPITSLTDLVPAQRRTMTLVEILDEADAPQMALLNNREFGSPDYALAPVASNTLEQWDLVNTTGDAHPIHLHFTQFQVLNRQRFDVDGYVKATYGDDDLTPGSGPYLPPGICPPVDGFLIGSPKEPPSNERGWKDTVRAMPGEVTRIRVPFGATVPGATGPLAIGASHTGEYAWHCHILEHEDNDMMQRYVIV
- a CDS encoding ABC transporter permease: MSAPAAPALAAVQRLRGPNNEGVLALILIGLVVVMSIASPAFFTLSTMFAIVRSSIVPLIFALGVLIVIISGGIDVSFAAIAIFAAYTTVRIAGAGLDLGLAGVFVVALALGAVLGLVNGAVIARFRLPTLIVTLGTQGIFKGALLTYVGSRYIADLPASMASVSTTNVVEISSGGRGAYLHVMAVPAILLCFAVAWMLRRTMFGRGIYAIGGDAEAARRAGFRVVRTQRWIYVLVGMMAAVGGMIYMIMGRSANPQDLVGGEMDIIAAVVLGGASIFGGRGSVLGTALGVLLVQVINNSLILAGVPSAWQRTAVGLLLIIGVGVQAVSAKRSVRRVRANDEEGVAA
- a CDS encoding dihydroxyacetone kinase subunit DhaK, whose protein sequence is MKKIINEPGRFVDEMIEGILLAHPDLVKTPGSDPRIMVRADAPVAGKVGIVTGGGSGHLPLFKGYVGVGLCSGVAIGNVFSSPSSQQVFEATKAVDGGVGVLYLYGNYGGDVFNFDLAADLSELEDIETLTVVGRDDVASQPKERKADRRGVAGIIFAYKAAGAAAERGDSLAEVAAIAEDVIEHTATMGIGLSPTILPTTAQPSFDLPDGEMEVGIGIHGEPGFHRGPLETADKIADRLVAALVQDLELASGDRVAVLVNGMGATPLEELYVLYRRVYQILAGLGVEVSKNYIGEYATSLEMAGASISLLKLDDARLSLLQAPANSPFFKEA
- a CDS encoding dihydroxyacetone kinase subunit L: MKSTALNESIRRSLTELVSYADELRDLDQALGDGDLGITVSLGAGAVIEALETLSDDATPAEIAKTCAKAFANANPSTMAALVAGGLLAGSKTWAGLDDVDVAAAAQFVRAGGENIAARGKTQVGDKTILDAIMPAADALAAAQDATAGLASAIAGAERAVIETTGLQSRRGRASWLQERSIGLQDPGATAFLRFLESWRAGQAAVAQPVTQN
- a CDS encoding sugar ABC transporter ATP-binding protein, whose protein sequence is MPVLQVRNLVKTYGGVIALDDVSLDLLPGEVHCLAGENGSGKSTLIKIISGAEKPDSGEIIVDGVAHHAMNSTEAIKTGIQVIYQDFSLFPNLTVAENITLTAAVADRRRLYSQRAARPAAQAIVDELALDLDLDADVENLSVADKQLTAICRALVHDARVIVMDEPTTALTHTEVARLFSLVETLRERGVALMFVSHKLDEVLAVSQRVTILRSGVHVLTAPAADLDPRAIARHMTGRDVKDERTVSELAPDAAPVLEVDGLTLPGAYHDISFTLRRGEILGVTGLLGSGRSEIAESLFGVLPAERGTVRIDGRAVRLRSIDDAIAAGIGYVPEDRLSQGLFLEKSIADNMIAGSLDAHRTRWHMLDGGRVRTTIQQLFERLRIKAPNVSATVRSLSGGNAQRVVIAKWLANRPRVLMLNGPTVGVDVGSKEEILAILRAEAAQGMSVIVISDDAPELVACCHRVLVIRQGRLVHTLEDGDIDVNTILERMAA
- a CDS encoding autoinducer 2 ABC transporter substrate-binding protein; its protein translation is MTQRRLAVLAISGITAALLAGCGSVGGGAATGATAAGAGTGATLAPKDMTMVTVVKLKGIAWFDRMEVGVKNFATRTGVDAREEGSNDVSPEKQIQIIQDLIPQKPTAITVVPNSPEALSNVLKQARDQGIIVVSHEATGIKNVDIDIEAFDNAVYGAKIMDSLGKCMGGEGKYVQFVGGLTAKTHMEWVGAALDEQKAKFPGMTRVEDPIESTDNENAAYDKAKEILAKYPDIKGFEGSAGNDVPGIARAVEEAGLQDSVCVMGTSIPSAAAKYLANGSIDKIFFWDPALAGEAQLQIAMILAQGGKIEEGTDLGIEGYHSLKKTAGYDNVFVGDASVEADAETAASFKF
- a CDS encoding PQQ-binding-like beta-propeller repeat protein, whose protein sequence is MARGGEMQEVELLDGSDDGVGHPPDVGAQPDATGRTRVGRRWLIVGAAVVAVSLGLAQWVVTARESAAVARLAQVPGVLSPVDESFAVVRRVPAADAAEVFGVPGAGLERAEDGSQSYTWVDPADGPRWTAELLGPNDALAGAQNVWGGTSCQTDNAPTTDLSTSRRVVCLVTDGGLPLEDGRSRAAVPATTREVIVLSATDGAVEAQWPLERGQSIALLPADIVVVGSLTADSSDVTAFDLLTGEERWTHEAHLMTTTGYAEGGMGIDVFRAGDLVGYSTPEGRLTLLSAGGDVVRDDLGYQGDVGSSWMTDPATGALAVQSHTRDGKSHMTVLAADGDPAGDLTVDGQIVFASVDDGSVPGLRLSYDTALHAWDTGTRAARWSHDAYQTTRALVLRGTVYAATARGIVALDGATGELLWSREGDDTLIPGTLFTDGRHVLLAPDTSSTGKPAVLIAYDPVSGDEMFRVQYPDGISPLGEVNRRILGYDAAADEYVLLG